The DNA window GAGGTGAGCCCATGGTTTTCACAACTGACTTATATATCAGCCTACGCACCCTTTACGCCCAATGATTCCGAACAACGCTTGCACCATACGTATTACCGCGGCTGCTGGCACGTAGTTAGCCGGTGCTTTAGGTAGGTACCATCATCACTTTCGCTTATTTTTCCCTACTTAGTGAACTTTACAATCCGAAGACCTTCCTCGTTCACGCGGCGTCGCTGCATCAGGGTTCCCCCCATTGTGCAAGATTCTTAACTGCTGCCTCCCGTAGGAGTCTGGGCCGTGTCTCAGTCCCAATGTGGCCGGTCACCCTCTCAGGCCGGCTACTGATCGTCGCTTTGGTAGGCCGTTACCCTACCAACTGGCTAATCAGACGCAGGCTCAGCTTCAGGCTTGTCGCCAATTTAATGCATATACATTCCTGTTAACGCATTCTATACGGTTTTAGCTTGCCTTTCGGCAGGTTATCCCGTTCCTGAAGGTAGATTACCCACGTGTTACTCACCCGTTCGCCGCTGAGCCCGAAGGCTCCGCTCGACTTGCATGTTTAAGACGCGCCGCCAGCGTTAGTTCTGAGCCAGGATCAAACTCTTCGTGTTGTTATCACTCCTCGCGGAGCAATAATTTATCATTACTACTTTAGTCTCAGGCCCTGACTTCTCATTCGATTTTTTTAGGTTACTATTTCTTTCGAACTTTCGCTCGCTTCTCTCCCCACTTATGGCTTTATTAATGAACAACTTGACTCCCTACTCGTGAGGTTTTTCAGGAGTGAAATCAATCTAATTTTATACCTCCTACACGTCAACACTTTTTTGTATAAATAATAAGAAAAAATGAAAAATTTTTTATTACTTTAAAAAATCAGGGAGAATGTCTCCAGAAAGCGATCCACTGATGGGTCGCTTTCATTTGCCCGGAAAAATGAGGGGGTACCTATTTTATAAAACACACTCTTCGAACCACTTATGCAGGGAGTATCTATCTAAAATTTTTTCTTTACAGAGAACGTGGATAATTATTTCATCCTATTAAAGTAAAAGATTTATGAATGAAACCCCTATTTTTTCTTTAATTATTCTTTATAACGAGAAATCTCATTTAGAAGAGTTCTCTGGCAAAGTAGATACCTTACACCTTCCAATAAAAGCTGCAAGGATTACTATTTATAAACCACAATAAACGCATAATGAAATTTATCCTTTTATTTATTCTTTCAACATCGTTTTTTAATTATCTCTTATTTTTTAAAACAAAGCCTTTAGGTTTACTCATTTCTACATTTTTATTGGGCATATTTCTTATTTATGTTTATCGCACTGATTTTAAAACTTCAAAAAATAAAAAAAATGAAATTCTAAAGTTATTATATATTTTTATTTCTTCATTATTTTTCTCTTTGTTTATTAACCTTTTTATAGCTTCAAAACCTATATCTCCTAAAGCTTTTTATAGATATAAATTCCAAATCTATATTGGCTTTATTTGTAATACATTAATTTTCGTTACTCTCTTCAAAAAATATTCTAATAATTCTTATAAACGTATTTTAAAATACATTACTATTTCTACTCCATTTATATTCGTATTCTTAACATTTTCCTATTTATTAAATCAATCTAACCTTACTTCTGTAGATACTCACTTTGCTCGTATAGCACCTTATTCTCTCTTTTATGAAAATAATTTTGATCTAAATGAATTTTTTGGTAATCCAACACCAATTAATAATTCAAAACTGAAAAACAATCCTCTTATGTACACAAAAGAGAAATTAAACGAAAATGAAAGTTATGAATACCTATTTGTTCTTATTCGCATAAAAGATAAGTTTTACTCTCTATATCCATTCCTAATGGGTGTTTTAAGTTCAACATTTTATATCATTTTGAAAATTTTTGGTTTCCATTTATTATCCCCCGAGTTTTCTAAGAGTATATTAGGAGAACCATATGTCGCAGAAAGGCTTTCCGCTAGTATTTTAGGTTCACTAACATCACTATTATTTTTTCGTATTATAATAAAAAATACTCGACTAACTACTAGCTTATTACTACTTTTTATATACTCTTTTGCAAGCTCACATTTCACAATTTCTTCTCAAGCTCTCTGGCAGCATGGACCAGCTGAATTTTTACTCTTATCCATTATCTTTTATTTAGATAAAAATTATAAAAAGCAAAACCTTTTCAATTATGCAGCTCTCGGAAGTCTTTGTATTTTATTAAATTTTATCAGACCTTCTACCGCAATTATAACAGTCTTTTTAGGCATTGAAATATTATACCAGATTTGGAAATTGAATATAATTGAAAGGTCTTTTTATTATATACTTACAGCCTGTTATAAACCTCTTTTTACTTTTTCCTTAAGTGCAATTATTAGCTTTATTCTTATTGGATCCATAAATTATTCTATTTATGGTCACCCATTAGGTGGATATGCACTATTTTTTTCAAAAAACTCTTCAGATTTTTATTTTAATACGAGCTATGTTCTTAAAAATTTATTTAGCCTACTATTTTCTACCAATCGAGGACTGTTTATATATTTCCCATACTTTATTATCATATTATTTCTTTCCTTTTTCCTTCGAAGGATCAGAGTTTTCCTTTTTATGGCAGCAGTCTTTTTTTACATTCTTTCTTTTTCTCGATACTATGCTTGGGCAGGTGGTTGGAGTTACGGACCAAGACTTCTTACAGAACTAATGCCAATCTTTATTTTATTACTTTCATATTCTTTCAATCTATTGCAGAGAAGATTTCCTTATCTAAATGTTCTTTTTTTTCTCCTCATTTTCTATTCTTTTTTTACGCAAATCTTCGGTGTTATAAATGATTATGGATTTCAAAAATGGCATTTATGCAATAATAAAGAGTTTGATGAGATGATGCACGATATGGAAAATCCAGAGATCCTTGCATTTTTAAAACCATACAAAACAGTTTTCCTAAATAATATAATAATTCCAGCTGATTACATCTGTGCTTCGAATATTGTATCAACTAATCGTGAAAATGGAAAAGTTAAATCCCTTGATTTCATGGAAGATGATTTTTTAAAATCCCCATATTTCCTCATAGGGCATGAGTTCTTTGGCAAAGGCAATTATTGCTTAAGTATTTCTTTTTCGAAGAGCAGTAATATAACTAATAATGATTTAGTTATATATAATAATACTATATCGGTCCCTTATTATACCCAAAATAATAGAATTTATATAGATTTCTTTATTAAACAATTCGGAAAACAGACATTACTTGTTTATGCAAAGGAAACAAAATATTATAGCGTTTTAGATTTAAAGATAAGCAAATCTAAATGTTTGCCCTAACTATATAAAAATAGTATTTATAAAAATCTTAGAGTCTTTTATAATCGAAGGTATAAAAATGCTTTACTAAAAATCATATTATTATTAAGTTCCAACTAAACGTATAGTAGGCAAACGAGGAAATAGCTATGATTATAAAAATTAGAGAAAATAAATTATTGTTAACTTTTTTATTTACTTCAATCATACTTGCATTATATCCAGTATTGAATATTACTGGCTGGCCAAACAATCATGAAGATTTGTTCTGGCGAAACCGTGCCCTATTATTTCACTCTTACTTCAGAGAAGGCATATTTTTCCCTGTTTGGGATAAATATGACATCTGGGGAATGGGAAGCCCATCAGCACTTTTTTACCATAAGTTATTCTATTATGTAATGGGAATTCTTTTGTTTATACTTCCTACAATAAAATCCGCAGTAGTTCTTAGTTTATCTTTCTTCTTCATTATAGGTTGGACAGGAATATACAAAATATTAAAGCTACTAAATATAGAAAATTACTTAAGAATTGCTTTTTCTTCGTTACTCATATTATTAAATTACACCTATACTGATTGGGTGATCAGAGGTGCAATGGCTGAATTGTCAGCGATGATGCTTATACCATGGATTTTGTGGTGGCAACTAAATTTATACAAAACGAAAACCTTTTCATTTTTTATCGTAATAATTTTTATTGCTTTATATTTTTCCCATTCAATAATCGCCTACTATGCAGGTGTTCAATTAGTCATTGCAGAAATTATATTTTTTGCTGTTAACAGGAAAGATATTATTGTTGTAAAAAATTGTTTGATTCGAGGTGCTATAGCATCAGTAATAATATTACTTATTTTAGGTTTAAACTTTTATTTAATGACAGCTTTTATGATTAATGGTAGCTATGACCTTAAAATAAATTTATCAAATATTAAAATAGCAATAAGTGCAATATATAGTTATCATCCTTTAATCGAATATTTCTATGATAAAAATTTACTATTTTCAGAATGGGAGAAGTATACTGTTCAGTTAGATTTACCAATTACAATTATAATGTGCTTAACTTATTTTTTTCTAAGAAAAAATAAAGAGAAAATAAATTTCAATTCTCAAGCAGATAATCTTTTTTTTATTTTCATAGTAATTTCCAACTTTTTTTGTGCATTTTTGCAAACCAAATTAAGTAAGTTCTGGTATATTTATATTCCAGGAGCTGACTACATTCAATTTCCATGGCGTTTACTAGCTTTTATATCTATTTATAATTTAATCTTGACTGCATGGCTTATAAATACATTGCAAAAAATAAATAAACAATTAATGTTTTTTGCTGTATCTGTATTATTCCTATCTGTTCTGTCTCTTTATCCAGGTTTTAAAAAAATTCAATATGAAATATTCCCAAAAGAAAAACTGGAAAATAGAAATCACTTGGACTATCCTTTTGGTGCAGGTGAGTATGCTCCTTACGTTGATAAAGCATTTGAAAAACTTGCATTTAAAACTTTGGACACTCACTTTAAAAAAATATATGATAAAAGCTTTATGAATTCTGTCTGCTCTATTAAAGAACTCCCCATCTCAAATCCAGTCGTTAAACAAATTGAAGCTACTTGTAGTCAAAAAACAGATTTATCAATTCCTGTAAATTACTCAGGTCATGAGAAACTGTTAATAAATGGTCAAGACAGTCAAGATTATATAAGAACAGGAACAAGTGATTCCAGAATTAAAATAAATAATTTTCCCAAAGGAACAAATTTAATAAGTATTAAGTTTCCAACTTTTATTGATATACTTTTTCGCGATATAAGGTAGACCCCGTTTTCTGAGTATATTTTAAAAATGTAAGTATGTAACCAAATGTACTTGCCGAGAAATAAAACACCAGACAATTTGTGAAAATGAAATTGATTCATAGTTTGAAAAACCTTCACGGAACTTATTGGTTCATAATCTTATTTTTTATTACTTATACAGCCAGTTCTTTCAATGTATTAAAAACTCCTTTCCATGAAATTGCAGATTCAGCCGTGAACGCCCTGCAAATTCATAGAGCGGGGCAATTTAAAGAAATGCTCGGTCCTTATTCCCGAGCCGAATTCCATCATTTTGGTCCTATCAGTTTTTATTATTTTTCCTTAATGGAAAAGCCGCTGTCATTCCTGAGTTCCATTCACAGGCAACACCAACTTGCCTTAATCATAATCAATTCCATATTTCTACTTATAACCACAGGAATCCTTCTCAGGGTTCTCTCTGATAAACGATATGTATATTTATTTTTACTTACAATTTTTATAAGTCTCAGACCTCTCGGAGCTGATTTTTTTATGGATACCTGGGGGCCTTATATACTCCTCATGCCCATGTTCTTATTTTTTTCCAGTCTAATTCCTCTTTGCATGGGAAATTATAAATATCTCCTTTTTACAGCCCTTGCATTTACATTTATGCTTCATAACCACATTGGCTCTATATCCATTACAATTCCACTTCTTCTCCTGGCACTTTTTCATTACTATCATAACAGAATAAATAAAGGTATTCAGCGGAAAGAAATATTCTTCTTTTTAAGTTCTATCCTTCTAATTTTACTTTTAAGTATTCCTCCACTGATAGAAGAAGCTATGTATAAAGATGGGAATATATCAAAAATACTGTATTTTATTTTCCAAAAAAAAGCGTCTCAAAAGTTAATAAGAGTTTTCCCTTTTATCTTCAATTATTATTCTGAACCTTTAAAATTTATAGGCGATTTTTCCGGAATTTGGGTTCTGGCTGTATGTTGGATAAGTTCATTTCCATTGAAAAAAAGATTAAATACACCGGAGTATTATCTCAGGCGAATCTCTATAGCCGGATTTATATTCTATTTTATCGCAGCTTCTCGTATTAACGGTGACCTCTTTTCATATTTATTATGGCATCATTATATCATTGTTGCTTCCTTTTACTTCATGGCTCTTTTAATTCCTTTTCAATATTTTTTAAAAATGTTAGAATTCAACCGGGAACATAACTTACAGATCTTTCATGTTTCCTGGATAGCCTTAGTTTTATTCTTAATAGTAAGCTATACAAGAAAACCAGCAGATTATGATAATCAAGCAGAAGTCTTTATGGAATTTATAAAACCCCAGAAAGGAACTTACTATAAACTCTACTGGGACGAGCAGGATCTGGGTCAATGGACAATAGCAGCCAGTTTTGCAATTGAAATGGTTAGAAAAGGCTATTCTCCCTGCGTAGAAGATAATTGGCTATTCATGTTTCCGAGAGATATGAAGTGTGCAGGTAATACAGTAAATGTAAAATTGTCTACAATAGATGAAACAAATACATTTAATTCTAATAATACTCTAAGTTATGAATATAAGAAAACCAGGGTAATTATTAAACCCTGATTATTTTTTCTTTGCCAGACAAAAAACACTTAAACCGGCAAGCTTATTGATAGGGAAAAATAATAATTCCAGTTTATGTATGCCTATTAAAGTAAAATTAATAAAAGGTGCTGAGAGTTTTAAATCACTCTTTGCCTGAAAACTTTTTCCTAAAAGTTTCATTTTCAACTTAGTAAAAAGGCGAATGCCAGCAATTAAGGGAAATAATAAACCAAAAAAATAATGACAACGAACTACTTCCAGACCTGCACTTTTAACAGTTTTCTGTATCATCGAAGATGTATATCGTCTGTGATGTTCTAGAAATAAGTCATGTCCGGAAAATAGAAATTGAAAGGCAGGAACCGTAATTAAAAAATAGGCTCCGCTTTGAACTTTGTCAACATAGCTTTTTAATAAAGCTACATCATCTTCCACATGCTCCAAGACATCCATCATAAGAACAAGATCCGCATCTGTCGTTTCTATATTTTTTTTAAAATATATTGGCTTATCTTTATATACTTCGTCCCACTCTTTTGGATAAGATATGTCTACGCAAGTAGATGAAGAATAACTTGACGTCTCTAATAGTTGTCTGGAGAAAATTCCGGAACCGGCTCCTACATCTAAAATACATTCACTTTTAATATCTTTTATATAATGCTTAAGTGCAAAGCCCTTAGATACATAGTACCAATGTGTATAAATTTTATCTTTCAGTATATCTTCTTCTTTTAAATCCATATCTATTCTTCATCCTGTATTGACTTAAAGCCTATTGATTGTTTTACTATATATAAAGGTCTTTCTTTCACTTCATCAAAAATTCTGGAAATATACTCTCCGATAACCCCCAGGGAAAGTAGCTGAATGCCACCTAATAATAGTAAAACTACCATCATAGAATTATAACCCGGAACATCAATACCATGAAAAAAATGTCTAAACATTAGAAATAATGCATAAATAAATGAAATAAAAGAAATCATAATTCCGAGATATGTCCAGACTCTAAGAGGAATCGTTGTAAAAGAAGTAATCCCTTCAAGGGCAAAGTTCCAGAGTTTCCAATAATTCCATTTTGTCTTTCCTGCAAAACGTGGTTTCCTTTGATAGGTAATACTTACCTGATTAAAGCCTACCCAACTAAAAAGTCCTTTCATGAAACGACGTTTTTCTTTGAGACTTTTCAGTGCATCCACCGCATTCTTTTTCATTATTCGAAAATCTCCTGTATCGGGAGGAATGGGAACTGAAGTCATCCTTCCTATAATTTTATAGAAAAGTATAGCTGTCATTTTTTTAAATAAAGATTCCCCTTCCCTCTTCGCCCTTGTTGCATATACAACATCATAGCCCTCTTTTAACTTTTCCATCATGGTAAAAATAAGTTCAGGTGGATCCTGTAAATCTGCATCAATAGGAACCAAATAATCACCTGAGCTATACTCTATGCCGGCAGTCATGGCAATTTCTTTACCGAAATTTCTGGAAAAAGATACGACTTTCACTCGATTGTCTTTGCTATGTAGATTGAGAAGCTTGGAAAGGCTATCGTCTTTACTTCCGTCGTCAATACAAACCATTTCAAAATCATATTCTGTTTTTTCAAAAACCTTAAGAATACGTGAATATAGTTCATCGATTACTTCAGATTCATTATAAATTGGAACAATGAGGGATATAACTTCTTTCTTCATACTTAAAAATTTATTGTTTCCTTAACTATATAAATCGGTCTTCTTTTAACTTCCAGAAATAAATGTGCAATGTATTCTCCAATGATACCGGTTAGAAAAAACTGTATCGCAAATAAAAAAGAAATAAGCACAACAATAGTAGTATATCCTGATGGAGGTTCATTGGTAAACAGTTTTTTTATTATGGAATAAATTCCTACAATTATACTACATAAGGCTGTCATTCCACCCAGAAACAGTCCGAGCCTCAGTGGAAAACGGCTAAAGCTAAATAGAACGTGGAAAAAATATGTAAGGAGTTTTCTAAAACCATACTTACTCTCCCCGTATTTTCTTGCTGGCGCTTTATAATGAATAGTTGTTTTAGGAAAACCAATAATTTGAACAAAACCTCTCATAAACCTGGCCCTTTCATGAAAGTCTTCTCTTAGAACATCGGCAACCCGTCTTGATACTAAAAAGAAATCAGAAGCACCCGGTTCGATATTATAGTGACTTAATCGATTGAAGATAAAATAAAAGAGATAAGAAAAAAAACTATGTAAAAAAGTACTATCCTCCCGTTTTTCTCTGACCATATTAATAATGTCAAAGCCTTCTTCTTGCTTTTTATAAATCTGTTGGATCAGATCGGGTGGATGTTGCAGATCAGCATCCATGCAAAGAACATGATCTCCTATAGCATAGTCAAGTCCCGCAGTCATCGCTGCCTCATGTCCAAAATTACGAGAAAAGTGTATAACCTTTACATAAGGGTAGATTTCTGTAAAATTTTGCAAAATTGTTTCTGAGCAATCCAGGCTTCCATCATTCACAAAAAGAATTTCATAATCAGCTTCATTCAAAAAGCCCAATGCTTCTTGCAGATTTTTCAAAAAGAAAGGAAGAACAGCTTCTTCATTATAAACAGAAACAACCAGACTTAGTTTCAAGTTCCCTTATATCCAATAACATCCATAAAAGCGGAAACGGAAAAAACTGCTTTTCCGGGTCCGGGTTCACCATAACCCGGTGGAACAGGAAGCTTATATTTTTCAAAAGTTTCTTTCCAGACTGTTAAAAGTTTACAAAAATATTCTAATGTAGGGCCGGCCTGGGTTCCGAGTGTGGTATAAGGTTCCGGGCACCAGGCTGTAAAGCGAGGAACCACTCCTTTTGACATAAAAAAATCTAATCCCTCAGCAGTAGAAGCAATAGCTTCCTCTACCGTATCAAATCCATAAGGTTCTGACAACTCCACTCCTCCCACAAAATTTGGTATTACACAGGATGGACCAAATACCTCGGATGAATCTATAATTCTACGAATCCAGTTATCTCTACCTATCCATTTTGTTTTTCCCGGGCATATCTTTTCAAAAAGTTTTGGATCCCATACTTCATAGTTCGGATGATAAACCTGGATACCGGCATCTTTGAATTTCTGGCAGTCTTCTTTTTCAAAGGCCTGGGCTACGATTTTTCCCATCCATCGACCGGGAAATTTTTCTTCAATAGCTCTCGGATATTGTAAGTAGAAATCTACTTCGGACATTTTTTTTAAATTGGTAAGAACAGAACCACCTGTAATCGTATAGACCTTTGCGACTTCATCCTCTTTGTCAATCCAGTCTAAAACTTCAAGAATTTCTTCTACAGCTTTTACCCCGGTATAAGGCCTTCCTGCATTTTTTTGCTGCCTATAATTGTGATTTATATCACAGTAAGCACATTCTTCTTCCTTTCCAAAATACTGGCAATTCCGAAATACCGTTAAATAGATTAAATATCCCCATTCTATCACCGGTGCTACCTCACCCGGAAACTTCCCGGCACTTGTCCTGTGTCTGTACCATTTTGGTACAGGAGGATACTCTAATTTTCCAAGACAGATGTTGTCTAAGAATAGCTCCGGTTCTCCGAATTCAGATGCTTTCACCAGATAAGGAGATTTAGGATTATTACGCACAGAAATAACAGTAGGTAAAAGATTGAAGTGTCCTCCGGAAAGCTTTACTTCTTCCGGAGCCTGTTTATCTTCTCCTTTCTTCATTTCAGCAAGAGGGATATGATCAAAAGAAAAAATGAAATAATCTTTCTTCTTATATTCTTTATCGGTTTTAAGAGCTTCCGGAGTAAAATTAAGACCAAGTCTTAAAATATCCTGTTTAATGATCGCTTCTTTAGGTATAAATGTATATATTTCTACCATTCGTTCAAGGTCTTGAATTGTAGAATGCTCTCGCTTCTTCACTGCTTTTAGACTCATCATCCCTCCGCATACTCTATGACTTTAAAGAGCCAGATTTTGTCTATGGAAAATTCTTAAAAATAATACCTTCCGCCTATGGCTGCATTCAATCGTACAGAGTTACTTCCTACAA is part of the Leptospiraceae bacterium genome and encodes:
- a CDS encoding methyltransferase domain-containing protein, whose protein sequence is MDLKEEDILKDKIYTHWYYVSKGFALKHYIKDIKSECILDVGAGSGIFSRQLLETSSYSSSTCVDISYPKEWDEVYKDKPIYFKKNIETTDADLVLMMDVLEHVEDDVALLKSYVDKVQSGAYFLITVPAFQFLFSGHDLFLEHHRRYTSSMIQKTVKSAGLEVVRCHYFFGLLFPLIAGIRLFTKLKMKLLGKSFQAKSDLKLSAPFINFTLIGIHKLELLFFPINKLAGLSVFCLAKKK
- a CDS encoding glycosyltransferase family 2 protein, with product MKKEVISLIVPIYNESEVIDELYSRILKVFEKTEYDFEMVCIDDGSKDDSLSKLLNLHSKDNRVKVVSFSRNFGKEIAMTAGIEYSSGDYLVPIDADLQDPPELIFTMMEKLKEGYDVVYATRAKREGESLFKKMTAILFYKIIGRMTSVPIPPDTGDFRIMKKNAVDALKSLKEKRRFMKGLFSWVGFNQVSITYQRKPRFAGKTKWNYWKLWNFALEGITSFTTIPLRVWTYLGIMISFISFIYALFLMFRHFFHGIDVPGYNSMMVVLLLLGGIQLLSLGVIGEYISRIFDEVKERPLYIVKQSIGFKSIQDEE
- a CDS encoding glycosyltransferase family 2 protein; translation: MKLSLVVSVYNEEAVLPFFLKNLQEALGFLNEADYEILFVNDGSLDCSETILQNFTEIYPYVKVIHFSRNFGHEAAMTAGLDYAIGDHVLCMDADLQHPPDLIQQIYKKQEEGFDIINMVREKREDSTFLHSFFSYLFYFIFNRLSHYNIEPGASDFFLVSRRVADVLREDFHERARFMRGFVQIIGFPKTTIHYKAPARKYGESKYGFRKLLTYFFHVLFSFSRFPLRLGLFLGGMTALCSIIVGIYSIIKKLFTNEPPSGYTTIVVLISFLFAIQFFLTGIIGEYIAHLFLEVKRRPIYIVKETINF
- a CDS encoding radical SAM protein: MSLKAVKKREHSTIQDLERMVEIYTFIPKEAIIKQDILRLGLNFTPEALKTDKEYKKKDYFIFSFDHIPLAEMKKGEDKQAPEEVKLSGGHFNLLPTVISVRNNPKSPYLVKASEFGEPELFLDNICLGKLEYPPVPKWYRHRTSAGKFPGEVAPVIEWGYLIYLTVFRNCQYFGKEEECAYCDINHNYRQQKNAGRPYTGVKAVEEILEVLDWIDKEDEVAKVYTITGGSVLTNLKKMSEVDFYLQYPRAIEEKFPGRWMGKIVAQAFEKEDCQKFKDAGIQVYHPNYEVWDPKLFEKICPGKTKWIGRDNWIRRIIDSSEVFGPSCVIPNFVGGVELSEPYGFDTVEEAIASTAEGLDFFMSKGVVPRFTAWCPEPYTTLGTQAGPTLEYFCKLLTVWKETFEKYKLPVPPGYGEPGPGKAVFSVSAFMDVIGYKGT